The Bacteroidota bacterium genome includes the window CAGGATTGCGTAAAGATGGGAGAGGGAGAGTGCTGGGTTATATATTTTTTCCTTAAAAATATTTTGCAATTTACAATCAAAGTTTAATATTTACACGCTTAAAAACATGCTTAAATAATTAGTTAAAAAACGATTTTATAAAAAAATATTAAAATGATAGATACAATTTTAAATCACAGGTCGATAAGACAATATAAAGATAAAAAAATTGAAGATAACAAGCTTCAAGATATTCTGATGGCTGCTTCAAAAGCATCAACAACCGGAAATATGCAAGTTTACAGCATTGTGGTTTCTAAAGATGAAGAAATAAGGAAAAAACTTTGGGAAGTACATTTTAAACAAGACATGGTAAAGCAAGCACCTATTGTTCTTACATTTTGTGCCGATTTTAACCGATTTAATAAATGGTGCGAGCAAAGAAATACAAAGCCCGGATATGATAATTATTTATCCTTTTTTACTGCGGCTATTGATGCTTTACTGTCTGCTCAAAATGCTTGCTTAGCAGCAGAAGAGCATGGTCTTGGTATTTGTTATCTTGGTACTACAACATATATGGCTGATAAGATTGTTGATATCCTAAAGCTTCCTAAAGGAGTTGTACCAATAACAACAGTTGTTGTAGGATATCCCAATGAAAAGCCGGGACTTACTGACAGACTACCTCTTGAAGCAATTGTTCATGAGGATACTTACCATGATTTTTCTTCTGATGATATTGAGAAATTGTATAAAGAAAAAGAAGCAATGCAGGAATATATTGACATTGTT containing:
- a CDS encoding NADPH-dependent oxidoreductase, coding for MIDTILNHRSIRQYKDKKIEDNKLQDILMAASKASTTGNMQVYSIVVSKDEEIRKKLWEVHFKQDMVKQAPIVLTFCADFNRFNKWCEQRNTKPGYDNYLSFFTAAIDALLSAQNACLAAEEHGLGICYLGTTTYMADKIVDILKLPKGVVPITTVVVGYPNEKPGLTDRLPLEAIVHEDTYHDFSSDDIEKLYKEKEAMQEYIDIVKENEVENLAQVFAEKRYVKKDNMFFSKQFLKVIEEQGFMNNE